Proteins encoded in a region of the Raphanus sativus cultivar WK10039 chromosome 8, ASM80110v3, whole genome shotgun sequence genome:
- the LOC108820713 gene encoding protein SMALL AUXIN UP-REGULATED RNA 12-like yields the protein MTEGVGKCSKIRHIVRLRQMLRRWRNKARLSSVGRFVPSDVPSGHVAVCVGSGCRRFVVRASYLNHPILSNLLVQAEEEYGFVNQGPLVIPCEESVFEEAIRFISRSNRCTTCPDDLQKCHVGINSKLDLLIESRPLLHGVVEKAVW from the coding sequence atgacCGAAGGTGTCGGAAAATGCAGCAAGATCCGCCACATTGTGAGGCTCAGGCAAATGCTCCGGCGATGGCGAAACAAAGCACGTTTATCCTCGGTCGGCCGCTTTGTGCCATCGGATGTTCCATCTGGACACGTGGCGGTGTGCGTGGGAAGTGGTTGCAGGAGATTCGTGGTGCGCGCGTCGTACCTGAACCATCCGATCCTGAGTAATCTCCTTGTCCAAGCCGAGGAGGAGTACGGTTTCGTTAACCAGGGACCGCTGGTTATCCCTTGTGAAGAATCGGTTTTCGAGGAAGCCATCCGGTTTATTTCCCGGTCGAACCGGTGTACTACTTGTCCCGACGATCTCCAGAAATGCCACGTAGGAATCAACAGCAAGCTTGATCTTTTGATCGAATCTCGGCCGTTGCTTCACGGCGTTGTAGAGAAAGCCGTCTGGTGA